The genomic DNA CAGGTAATCCCATCTTATAGTGTCAAAAGCTTTTGCAATGTCAAGCTTTAGGAACAAAGTGGGTCTTTTCTGTTTGTGCAGTTCTCTGATCAGAATTTGGGTGTACAAGAAATTTTCATGGATGCTTCTCTTTcttatgaatgcactttggttCCTTGACACTAAATCATTTAGCACTTGTGCCAACCTTGATGCCATCAGCTTAGATATCAGTTTTGCAATGCTACTGGTGAGACTGATGGGTTTGAAATCAATTACTCTTTTTGCCTCATTTTTCTTTGGAACCAACACAATCTGTGCTGAATTTAGAATGTTGAAGTGTTGGCCATGCTGATCGTAGAAGAACTACACAGCCAGGATGAGGTCTTCCCTTATGATGTCCCAGCAAGTTTTGAAAAATATTCCAATGAAGCCATTAGGCCCAAGAGCTTTGTCTGATTTCAGATCCATGATAACTGCCTTTATCTCCTCCTCTATGAATTCCTCTTCTAAGAATTGTAGATTATGTCTCCAAATATCTAGAGCTTCCCAGTTTAAAGTTGTATTCCTGCTTTCCACCTTTCCCAGGCCATTCTGAAAGTGCTGCAGGATagcttcctatttttcttcttgcaGATGCACACTTCCTCGTGAGGTTTTCAAAGTCTGTATGAAATTTTTTCTCCTCCTTCCATTGACTCCTAGGAAGAAAAACTTGGAATTGGCATCCCCAGCTTTCAAGTAAGTCATTCTGGACTGTTGTCTGACCCTTAACTTTTCAATTGCAGTCATGGTAAGGAATCTGTTCTTCAAGTCTCTTTTCAGCATCATTTCTTCTTGACTTAAGTTTCTATGCTCCTGTACTACATCAAGGATCCCTATAAGTTGTCTTGCTACAACTAGTAGGAGCTCATTGTTCCCAATGATAGATTTTGCCCACAATTTGAGCCTTTTTGCTATTCTTTACATTTTTGTGTGCAGTCTTAAAAAAGGATTTTGTAGAGCCACCTGTTTGGTCCAGGTTTGTGCCACTTCTTCTTTGAATCCTCTTATTCTAGGCCAGAAAAACTCAAATCTAGATCCCCTGTATTTTGCTACTGCATTTTGCCCCCTTATGATCAATGGACAGTGGTCAGGCACCAAAGAGGATTCTACATGGAGTGTTACCTCTGGCAACATACACTCCCAATTTGTAGTGCAAAAGACTCTGTCTATTCTGGTGTGTGTGATGTTGTTGCTCCATGTGTActtccgacccctgaggtttaaTTCTTTTAGCTCTAGGTCATTTATCACTGCCCTGAAAGCACCCATCAGTCTCCTATTgatgttggagttgctcttgtCTGTTGCTTGCAATATCATGTTGAAGTCCCCCAGGAGAATCCATTTGTCAAACGTAGTTGCTTTTAGCTTCTTCATCTCATTCAGAAAATCCAGCTTGGCACTATCTCCTTGTGGTCCATAAACCACAATTATCCACCATTTGGCTGGGCTCGTAGTTGCTTCTATACAAGCTGTCACTGAGTTATCTCTGAGGAAGCAGGCATGTATCTTGTAATAATCCTCATGCACAGCCAATAGTATTCCTACCCTGGTTCCTTGTGCTGGAAGGAATTTAAAGCTCTTGGCAAACTGGGAACCCAAACATTCTGTCACTAAAATCTCATTGAAATGTTCAAGTTTTGTTTCTTGTAGACATATGATTGTGCCACTAACATCTTTCACTAGGTCTTTAACCACCCTTCTTCCAGCTTTGGCATTGAGTCCTCTTACATTCCAGTTCAGTATTGTGCAATTTTGCTCAGTCATGTATAGTATATTTTCTCAGATCTCTTCTGCAAAGTTCTGCTCATTGAAGATAACTTTGTGCCCACCCTAGTTCACTTTCACCTTCACCCAGCTGACTGCCATCCCTCAATTTAGTGGTTTCTGGCACTGTCGAAAACTCCATACAGTCACTCATGTTGTTCCTCCCTTtcacacccacacacacccacacacccacacacactgacacacccacacacacccacacacacattTTAGAAACATATAAGCAATCCTCTCCCTCCAGCACTAAGGCGCCAAGGGGATCATCTTCTGCCTTCTCAGAAAGGTCAAAAGTCTCCCTGAAATCTCCAACTATCTTCTTATTGAGAGGTCCCACAAACTGCTCTCTAAATCTGGTGTGATGGCTTGCATCTACATTTTGCCCTTTTTCCAAAGTCCTACACTTCCTCATCAGCAGCATTGTGGTTTGCTCCTCCATTGTCAGATTTGTTTTAGGCCTTTCTGCTATCGTGCTGCTTTTTCTCTTTGAGTTAGATAGTTCCTTTGTCTTGGCCTCTGTAttctccttccctcttcctTGTCTTGCTGTTTTCTTCAGTGTATTTGCTTGTACAGGTGTTGCCAAAAGTGACTGTGAAAGAGGCTTAGTAAGTGGTGTTGTCATTCCTGGTAGCACAAGCTCGGTGCTTACTATAGCCTATCTGGCAATAGGATCAGATCCATTACAAGGTTCTTCTTCTATCTGATAGGAAGGATCTTGCCCCTAAAGTTGATCAATCCTTGTTGTCTCTGCCTTTTAACCCTGTTCTTGCATTGCAAATTCTCTGTTTACTGCAGTATATCCGACAACAACTGCATCTTGGCATCACACTTCCTTTTCAGACTGCAAGGACACTTCCAGAGTTTCAAATTGGTTGGGCTCTATTTCCTGGCCCCTCATGCCATTGAGTTGCATCCCTTGAGAGAGTCCATTCTGTATCTGCTCAAGATCTTATGCCTGATCATGGTCAGATTCATGTTCGCCTTGCTTCTCTGTCCGTTGAATCCCCTCAACCGTGGTGGCGTGCTCCAACCCTCCAAGCTATCGTGCAGGCTATGTAATTGTGTTGTGGGTGTCTTGCTGATGCACtatagttgtcgacttcttccCTGTCGCATTGCTTTCTTTTCCTTATCCTTGAGCTTGTTCCCGGCCCTGCATAGCCATTAGAGCTGCTTCTTCTCTCATTGGGTCAGGATTATCTAACCCCCTCAATCTTTCACCCCAAAGGAAAGTTGGCTCTGCATACAAAAAAGCTTTTGTTGCACACTTCTCCTCTGAACCATCTTTGACCTATTCATTGGTGCCCATGTGATCACTGTTCCTCGTTAGAGACCCATCCTCTCCATGAAGCTGATGGTGACAGCCATGGTTGCTACGCCCTGCGCCATGGCTGCTACTTCCACCATAGAATCCTCTTTCCTCTGCCATTCTGAAGTCATGCCAGTTTGGAGGCGGGTACTGCTGTGTTGGCCGGCCTTCGTTAGGTCCACCGCCTGGTGGCGACCTATCTCTTCTCTCTCCAAGGCGTTCCTGGACTGACAGGTGATGACGAACAATAGTGTCATTTGGAACTCCATATTGCCACACAAAACGATACTTAACCGGCCATTCCTCCTCATAAAGATCATCAGGCAGCCCACTGATTCCACTGTGGATGCTTCTATCAGAAGGACTGCTGGGAAGGAGGGAGTAATCAAAGACATGATCTAGATGAATGATTACTTCGTAATCTAACATCTCTGCTGGGCCTGTTCTTGCTAATGGCAGATCCATACCCTCCATTTGGTAGTAGTACTCTTCTGGGTAGGTGATAGGCTCAACAACCTTCATAGTCATTATTTTAGCTAATCTATCAGGATTAGAGGTCCACACCCATAAACACAAGCAATCCCTTTCCTTCTCAGAATCCCCTTCATTGTCAATCTCTTCTATGAATGTTTGAGCATTGAAAAGTCTAGCTAGTGTCTCAATTTGTTGAACATGCTCTGGTATCCCCTCAATGCATACTCTTGCACAGTACATGAGCTTTGAAGTAGAAGCACTAACCTGGCGCGTCCACGGCATGAGCCAGAGAGCAGTGCGCCCAGCAGCAACTCCCCCAGGACGGAGAGTTGCAGTGTGTCACTCGGAAGTGGAGAAGTTCAGCAGGAAGGTTGATGTAGTGAGGTGCTTGACGCCCAAATCTTGCTCTAGAATGCGAAGTTATTGTAGAGCATCTCGGCACACCACTTGACTGGAAAGCTTGGCACGGCCATCCACCTGAACGCCGATGAGCGCTGTTAAAAACAACATGCTTTCCTCCTCCCGTGCAGCCGCTATGTGTGGCACGCAAACCATGACATGGTCCGATCTGTGTTCGGTCGCTCCAAGGATGAGCTCCGGCTCCATTGGCACACCGGCTACTCTCCTCACAACGGTCGTACGCCACTGCCGCGAGGAGAGGTCTTTAGGAACCTCTTGATCTGGGCGGCAGTATGGAATGAAGGAGTCTGTTGCTGGAACGGTAGTGGTGGGTGTTCTTGCTATCTGCGTTCTTGCTGGGGCGGCTGCATTGGGTTTGGCGAGAGGACCAGAAGGTGTTCTTGTGGTGGAGCGGCAATGGCGTGCTTTGTGGCCAGAGCGCAAGCAAAGGACGCACTGCAGCGGGTCTCTGCAAACTCCAATGTAGTGGTCAGAGGCAAAGCAATTGAAACATCGGAAGCCAGCTTTTGCCTTGAGCAATTGAAGCCACTGGTCGAAGGAGTGTGCTGCTTGTTTAGCTTGCTTCACCCGTCCCCCTGTCTGGTCATGAATGCTCCCCTGTCCGGTTCCAAGCCAAGCCCATACCGAGGCCACACGACCGCGCAATGGCCTCCTTCTCTCCTCATGAAGCCAGGCGTGGTTGATGTGACCGAACAACGCACTCGAGAACCTAGGCTTGAACATCCTGGGCTTCAAGAGGGCCTCCTTGTACGAGACTCTGTGAGTGCTCGGCTTTATCAGAATCGAGAATCCGGCGAGGGTGCTCCGTTGCCGTGTCGCCGCTGGTGCTGTCCCCATGGTGCTACTGCGCCTTGTCCTCTGTCTTGAATGCCTGCTCACTGATGCGATGAGAGTCGGGGCTGTCTTCATCAGAATTGGAGTGGTAGAGCAGGTCGAGCGCCTCCTCTGCATCATGTGTAGTAGCCGGGGATGGAGCGGGGTGCTTGGGTGTCTCCGGTGATGGGTGTGGTTTGGCTGGTTTGGGCATCGGCGAGAGGAGTTGCTTGACTGGGATCCCCAGCAAGTGGAGGGGTTTGTCTGTTGCTCGGTGGTTGGTGTGTGCTGTCACCGGTGGGgtgccgagcggcggcggtggggcttgGGGCAACACGGGTTGCTCTCCTCTCAGAGCCATGTCACCGGCGGGgtgccgagcggcggcggcggggcttagGGCGACACGGGTTGCTCTCCTCTCAGAGCCATCTCCCTTGAACTGCTTTTCAGACCTTCATCATGCTTTGAGcatatatttatttatctttctttttacatagtCCATATCATGGGCTACAATAAATACACAGTGCATTCTAAAAGAATTCCTATGTTTTCCCTATGGTCATCCGAATGCAAACTTTGGAAAATTTCTTCTGTTTTTAAGTTCTATGTTTTCCACATGAATTTCTTTCTTATTCCTTTGTTTTTTCTATTCCTATGCTTTTGAATTCCTAGGTTCCAAAGAGCCCTCAGCTCATTTGCGGAGGAGAGCATcaaagtcaaaataaatagtcTGGTGAGCCCAAACTACCTGGACCTGCTGGCTAGAGTGCCACGGTGGCACTAACACGCCCGTCAATGTCACCGCTCCCTCTAGCATTCCTTTGTCAGCCCTCTCTCTCTGCTTTAAGCCCTCATCATTGTCCGCCTCATGAGTCCACGCCAACTTACAACCTGGTGGTGTGATGGCCATTTGGCGCGGGAGGCGTCGTTGTGTGAAGAAGACGAAAACACTAAGGAAGGTGCGAAGCATCCAAGGATGGAATGGGCTGTGGGCCAAATCACGCAATAGTCTAGGAGTGACTAGTAGTTTGGCTATAGGCCGGAGTGAATGTTGGGGAAatatatagggggtgtttggatccctgggctaaaatttagcccccgtcacatcgaatgtttgacactaattaggagtattaaacataggctaattacaaaactaatttcacaacccctaggctaaatcgcgagacgaatctattaagcctaattagtccatgatttgacaatatggtgctatagtaaacattcgctaatgatggattaattaggcttaatagattcatctcgcgatttagcctaggggttctgcaattagttttgtaattagctcatgtttagtcctcctaattagcatccgaatatccgacgtgacacggactaaactttagctctagaATCCAAACAGCCCCATAACCTCCAGCTATGTACTAGAATGTTATTATGGATGATGAATCGAACCTGAAACTCCAAAGTCTGAACCTATCCTATCTGTTCTTCCTCCCTGAGTTTGGCTGATTTCCATTTCCCCTCTACCTCAGTTATCCTGTCATGTGTAAACCATATCGGCTATACCAAGCTCACGCCAGAAGCATTTGAGCTTGAAACTTTGAATAGTTCAGGTATCAGCTCATGCTAGGACTTCCaaaaatgtaaaagaaaaaacaaacaatcAAATTCATAGGATTGACTTCCCAGATCATTTGAGGATGCATTTTGCTTGAATGTCAAATCGTTTGAGTAACAGCAGCATTCCCACACAAAACTTGAGCAAAATGCAAAGACAAATGATACAGCAAATCATTCTCTGTCGATTAACTAAAACTTCCTGGCCAAGCCCTCAACATATACTACAATTCAAAAATCACCACGCATTAATTTGAATAACATTTTCAAATTCCAGTACTGCAGCTATGAAATTTCGTGATTCTCTTCGTGAAAGTGAGGAGGTTACTAGGAGAAATAACAAAGCAACAGCCGCTGCAAGGCCACGTTCCCCGAAATGGATGCATGCGGACACCCGTGCTATTTGATTTGAAACCTGCGAAACCTGCGAATGTGATAGCGACATGGATGCATACGGACACCGGTGCTGATGAAGCTTCGCTTGACTCGAGCCAGACGAACTGACCACGGTCACAATCGGTCGCCGGTCGCGCACCGCAGAGCACGGCTTCCAGTTCCACCTGCACTCTTGGAATTCTGATCCCGACGCTGACTGAGACTGACTACACCACGCATAACACTAgcacctcgccggccggcgtcgCCTTTCACCTCACGCCGCAGCACCCGAACCGATCGAACGCTAGCTGACCTCGTCTCGGTCTCCGGCGTCATTTCGGGGATATTCACGCGCCTCCGGCCTCCCGTCTCCACGGCCACAAGCTGCGCGTCACGCACGCCATCCCCCTGTTCCGCACGGGGCAAAAGCGCGTCATGTCAGGCCGCACGAACAAGCATCCGAgccgcgtcgtcgtccgcgccgacgtgcgcctcctcctcgtcacctTCATCGTCGTCGCAACCGCGGCCACCGCATGCCCCACCGACCAGGCCTCGGCGCTGCTGCGGCTGGGGCGATCCTTCCAGCAGCCGGGCCTGAACCTGCCGTCCTGGCGGGCGCGCACGGACTGCTGCCGCTGGGAGGGCGTCTCCTGCGACGCGGCCTCGGGGCGGGTCACGGCGCTCGACCTCGGCGGCCACGGCCTGCGGAGCCGCGCCGGCCTCGACGGCGACTCCCTCTTCCGGATCGTCACCTTGCGGCGCCTCAGCCTCGCAGGCAACGACTTCGGCGGCGCCAGCCTCCCGGCGGCCGGGTTCGAGCGGCTCGCCGAGCTCACCCACCTCAATCTCTCCAACGCGGGGTTCGCCGGCCAGGTGCCCGTCGGCATCGGCAGCTTACGCAAGCTCGTGTCCCTCGACCTCTCCTCCGTTGATGACCAACTTACCTCCCTCACGCCGTTGGAGTTCAAGGAACCGAGCTTTAGAGCCGTCATGGCCAACCTCACCAGCCTGCGGGAACTCCACCTCGATGGGGTGAGCATGTCCACCGCGTCGGCCGGAGACTGGTGCGCCGTCCTCGCGGACTCCACCCCGTTGCTCCGGGTGCTCACCATGCAGTCCTGCAACCTCTCGGACACCATCTGCCCGTCCTTCTCGCGCCTCCGGtcgctcgccgtcgtcgacctCTCCAACAACAACCAAGGCTACTCCGACTACGGGTCGGTGATCGCCTTATCCGGGCCGATACCCGAGTTCTTCGCCGAGTTCCAGCACCTGACCGTCCTTCAGCTCTCCAACAACGACCTCAACGGCTCGCTTCCTCGCAGCATCTTTCGGCTGCCGAGGCTACGGGTGCTCGACGTGTCGTCCAACTCCGACCTCGCCGGCAGCTTGCCGGAGCTCCCAGCCGGCAGCTCCTTGGAGATTCTCAACCTGAAAGAAACACAATTTTCTGGTCAAATACCGAGCTCTATCGGCAACCTGAAACATCTGAAGGCTCTGGACATTAGCGGGAGTAATGGGTTCCGGAGGCATTCCCGCTTCGATCGGTGACCTTGAGTCATTGAGCTTCTTGGATCTGAGCAGCAGCGGGTTTCATATCGGAGAGCTCCCGGCTGCCATCGGCAGGCTGCAGTCACTGTCCACTCTACGGCTTATCGAGTGCGGCATCTCCGGCGAAATTCCATCGTCGTTTGCGAATCTGACACGCTTGACAGAGTTGAACCTCTCGCAAAACAATATCTCAGGTGAACCCGACACACTTGACTGAGTTGAAACCTTTGATATGTTCAACAAGAGGCCTCCTCATTCAAACAGTACTAAATATTCTCCACTTTTCCCTAGAAAAGAACAGTTTTCCTTCTAAAGCTGCATAATTAAATTTCTTTCCCTAGACAGAAGAACCATGGAAATTATGCAGTGCGTTTTTCCTTAAGCCAAAAGATACCATTTACCTGTCTCCAACTGCATTATATTTGAGGTTTTTGTTTCCTCAAAACTTCATATACACATCAGAATAATTTTTTATCTTTGGTTATTCGCAGGGCCATTAACATTCTGCAGCAAGGAATCGTTTCTGAACCTAAGGAGACTACAACTGTGCTGCAACTCCCTATCAGGGCCAATTCCTAGCTTCATATTCTCTCTTCCCCAACTGGAGTTCGTATCACTTATGTTGAATAATCTAGCCGGTCCACTCCCTGAATTCTCCAACCCTTCTCCATTGCTGCAATCCATTTACCTGGACTACAACCAGTTAAATGGGTCGATACCCATGTCCTTCTTCGAGCTCATGGGTTTACAGACTCTTGATCTATCTAGAAATAGCTTTACTGGAGCAGTAAAACTAAGCTTCTTTTGGAAACTCACAAATCTAAGTAACCTCTGCCTGTCAGCTAACAAACTGACGGTGATAGTGGATGATGACCACATCAGTTCTTTGTCTGCATCACTCCCTCAAATCAACTCTTTGGGTTTAGCATGCTGCAACATGACCAAGATCCCATCCCTATTAAGGTATGTTTTAGTAAACGACCTTGACCTTTCTTGCAACCAGATTGGTGGATCTATACCTAGGTGGATATGGGGTGGCCAGGTTGAGAACGTAGATGTGTTCAAGTTCAATCTTTCACGCAACAAGTTCACTGATATAGACCTGGCTCTTGATAATGCCAGTATATACTATCTTGACCTAAGTTTCAACAAGATTCAAGGGCACATACCAATCCCAATGTCTCCACAGTTCTTGGATTACTCAAACAACCTCTTCTCGTCCATCCCACATTACTTGATGGAACGAGTAAGTAGTACTTTCTTTCTGAATCTGGCCAACAATACACTGCATGGAGGCATCCCACCTACGCTCTGTAATGCAAGCAATCTCCAGTTCCTTGACATCTCTTACAACTATTTCAGTGGCCATGTTCCATCTTGTCTAGTAGATGGACACCTGATCATCCTGAAGATGAGACAGAACCAACTCGAGGGCACTCTCCCTGATGACATCAAAGGAAGCTGTGTTTCCCAGACGATAGATTTCAACGGAAATCAGATCGAGGGGGAGTTGCCAAGAAAACTTTCTAACTGCAACAACTTGGAGGTGTTCGATGTCGGAAACAACAATTTCAGTGGCTCGTTCCCTAGCTGGATGATGAAGTTGCCCCAGCTTAAAGTTCTAGTGCTGAGATCCAACCGATTCTCCGGCGCAGTGGGTGAAATTCCTGTTGAGAGTGATCAAAACAGGACTAGCTTCTTAAGCCTGCAAATTATTGATCTAGCCTCAAACAACTTCTCCGGTACCTTGGATTCACGGTGGTTTGAGAAGCTCAAAGCGATGATGGTCACTAGCAGGAGCGACGCGCCGGTAGCCTTGGAGAACAACCTTTCAGGGAAATTCTATCGTGACACAGTGGCAGTCACGTACAAAGGAACATCCATAATGGTCAGCAAGATCTTGGTCGCCTTCACCGTGATCGACTTCTCCGACAATGCATTCACCGGTACCATCCCAGCGTCGATTGCAGGACTAGTGTCGCTGCGCGGGCTCAACCTGTCAGACAACGCCTTCACCGGAACGATTCCTCCACAGTTCAGTGGTCTGAGACAGCTCGAATCACTGGACCTCTCCTCCAACCAGCTTGAGGGGCAGATCCCAGAGGCGTTAACATCTCTAACCTCGCTTGCATGGTTGAACGTCTCCTACAACCAGCTGGAGGGGAGCGTCCCGCAGGGAGGGCAGTTCCTGACGTTCACCAACGCTTCTTTCGAAGGGAATGCAGGGCTGTGTGGCAAGCCGCTGTCTAAGCAGTGCAACGGTTCGGATACAGGAACCCCTTCTTCGGAACACGAGAGAAGTTCAGAGGATACCATTGTGATGTTCTGTTTGGCCGGATCAGGGTATGGTCTGGGCTTTGCGGTGGCCATTCTGTTTCAGGTGGGCTGCAGAGG from Setaria italica strain Yugu1 chromosome VII, Setaria_italica_v2.0, whole genome shotgun sequence includes the following:
- the LOC101781286 gene encoding probable inactive receptor kinase At4g23740; the protein is MSGRTNKHPSRVVVRADVRLLLVTFIVVATAATACPTDQASALLRLGRSFQQPGLNLPSWRARTDCCRWEGVSCDAASGRVTALDLGGHGLRSRAGLDGDSLFRIVTLRRLSLAGNDFGGASLPAAGFERLAELTHLNLSNAGFAGQVPVGIGSLRKLVSLDLSSVDDQLTSLTPLEFKEPSFRAVMANLTSLRELHLDGVSMSTASAGDWCAVLADSTPLLRVLTMQSCNLSDTICPSFSRLRSLAVVDLSNNNQGYSDYGSVIALSGPIPEFFAEFQHLTVLQLSNNDLNGSLPRSIFRLPRLRVLDVSSNSDLAGSLPELPAGSSLEILNLKETQFSGQIPSSIGNLKHLKALDISGSNGFRRHSRFDR
- the LOC111255688 gene encoding receptor-like protein 12 → MSFFELMGLQTLDLSRNSFTGAVKLSFFWKLTNLSNLCLSANKLTVIVDDDHISSLSASLPQINSLGLACCNMTKIPSLLRYVLVNDLDLSCNQIGGSIPRWIWGGQVENVDVFKFNLSRNKFTDIDLALDNASIYYLDLSFNKIQGHIPIPMSPQFLDYSNNLFSSIPHYLMERVSSTFFLNLANNTLHGGIPPTLCNASNLQFLDISYNYFSGHVPSCLVDGHLIILKMRQNQLEGTLPDDIKGSCVSQTIDFNGNQIEGELPRKLSNCNNLEVFDVGNNNFSGSFPSWMMKLPQLKVLVLRSNRFSGAVGEIPVESDQNRTSFLSLQIIDLASNNFSGTLDSRWFEKLKAMMVTSRSDAPVALENNLSGKFYRDTVAVTYKGTSIMVSKILVAFTVIDFSDNAFTGTIPASIAGLVSLRGLNLSDNAFTGTIPPQFSGLRQLESLDLSSNQLEGQIPEALTSLTSLAWLNVSYNQLEGSVPQGGQFLTFTNASFEGNAGLCGKPLSKQCNGGLQRQKVERLLV